In Yarrowia lipolytica chromosome 1F, complete sequence, a genomic segment contains:
- a CDS encoding uncharacterized protein (Compare to YALI0F30833g, similar to Saccharomyces cerevisiae CDA2 (YLR308W); ancestral locus Anc_4.47, similar to uniprot|Q06702 Saccharomyces cerevisiae YLR307w CDA1 sporulation-specific chitin deacetylase) — translation MAAEPFPPWLTAFTGLTAWPQDNPPYIPLDYVDLATVPNHIAKRELGICDGVERTACSFDCHLCIAFDDIRTCNKISQTFDDGPSPSTPKLLEMLPSKTTFFVQGVNVVRFPEIFREQYRQGHLLASHTWSHPNLASLSNEEIVAQLQWTNWAMNATAGIIPRYFRPPYGAIDNRVRAIVRMLGMQSVLWDRDTFDWKVNAGIKTSPEVVEEVQDWKLQGGGWGLILEHDTTIKTVNVGLDVAKALGPNQLTVAECVGQTQWYQDPARLGNEPRRGHRAASYQRS, via the coding sequence ATGGCCGCCGAACCCTTCCCCCCGTGGTTGACGGCTTTCACAGGCCTGACAGCTTGGCCTCAAGACAATCCCCCTTACATCCCGTTGGACTACGTTGATCTCGCGACCGTTCCGAATCACATTGCTAAGCGTGAACTTGGTATCTGTGACGGAGTCGAGCGCACCGCCTGCTCCTTCGACTGCCATTTGTGTATTGCTTTCGACGACATCCGCACTTGCAACAAGATATCCCAAACATTTGACGACGGGCCCAGCCCTAGCACACCAAAACTTCTGGAAATGCTTCCCTCAAAAACAACCTTCTTTGTCCAGGGCGTCAATGTCGTCCGCTTCCCAGAGATCTTCAGGGAGCAATACCGCCAGGGCCATCTGTTGGCCAGTCACACCTGGTCTCACCCAAACCTCGCCTCGCTTAGCAATGAAGAGATAGTCGCACAACTACAATGGACTAACTGGGCTATGAACGCCACTGCCGGTATCATCCCACGCTACTTCCGTCCCCCCTATGGCGCTATCGACAACCGTGTACGTGCTATTGTACGGATGCTGGGCATGCAGTCTGTGTTGTGGGACCGAGACACATTTGATTGGAAGGTTAACGCCGGTATTAAGACCTCCCCTGAGGTCGTGGAAGAGGTCCAAGACTGGAAACTGCAGGGTGGAGGCTGGGGTTTGATCCTCGAGCACGATACTACCATCAAGACTGTCAACGTTGGACTTGATGTTGCCAAAGCTCTTGGGCCGAACCAGCTTACCGTTGCCGAGTGCGTGGGTCAGACACAATGGTACCAGGATCCAGCACGGTTGGGTAACGAGCCCCGCCGTGGCCACCGAGCAGCTTCGTACCAAAGGAGTTGA
- a CDS encoding uncharacterized protein (Compare to YALI0F30701g, weakly similar to uniprot|Q02795 Saccharomyces cerevisiae YMR149w SWP1 oligosaccharyltransferase delta subunit, similar to Saccharomyces cerevisiae SWP1 (YMR149W); ancestral locus Anc_2.375) yields the protein MNPLRLAAIASTVALAAAEWAIKDAKLTVSARGTELVSLPFTNEAVDAVVPPEASLDIVFFTTNNGKSAVPHQSMVIIADEESGLEASYPVLVRPNGRAKFAIPHSRLPQALVAAQRPLDVKVILGSFDTKGSETVVARISPEASEESKKYKKAVRHATKPEIKHVFRPAARQVNASVATIFSAGAVAIFGALLVAWTALIGPTTLLGQASGALKAAPLGYIGLLGSLVAFELVFVSYFIETSIFTTLGAVSLITPVAVVSGVSALRELHERRITGQRE from the coding sequence ATGAACCCCCTTCGACTGGCCGCAATTGCGTCGACTGTGGCACTGGCCGCTGCCGAGTGGGCGATCAAGGACGCGAAACTCACCGTGTCTGCCCGGGGCACTGAACTCGTGTCCCTGCCATTCACCAACGAGGCTGTTGATGCCGTTGTGCCTCCTGAGGCGAGCCTCGACAttgtcttcttcaccaCAAACAATGGCAAATCCGCCGTGCCCCACCAGAGCATGGTGATCATTGCCGACGAAGAGAGTGGCCTGGAGGCAAGTTACCCCGTGCTTGTGCGACCCAACGGACGAGCCAAGTTTGCCATCCCTCACTCCCGTCTCCCACAGGCCCTGGTAGCTGCCCAACGACCCCTCGACGTTAAGGTAATTCTGGGATCTTTCGACACAAAGGGATCCGAGACTGTTGTTGCTCGAATCTCCCCTGAGGCTTCCGAGGAATCCaagaagtacaagaaggctgTGCGACACGCAACTAAGCCCGAGATCAAGCACGTGTTCCGACCCGCTGCCCGGCAGGTCAACGCATCCGTCGccaccatcttctccgCTGGTGCCGTGGCCATCTTCGGTGCTCTGCTGGTCGCCTGGACTGCTCTCATTGGCCCTACTaccctccttggccaggcATCCGGAgctctcaaggctgcccCTCTGGGTTATATCGGCCTCCTGGGTTCTCTGGTCGCCTTTGAGCTCGTTTTTGTGTCCTACTTCATCGAGACCTCAATTTTCACCACGCTGGGAGCGGTCTCTCTCATCACACctgtggctgtggtttCAGGTGTGTCTGCTCTGAGAGAGCTACACGAGAGACGGATCACCGGACAGAGAGAGTAA
- a CDS encoding uncharacterized protein (Truncated form of YALI0F30789g, no similarity) produces MLTMETEQEAIFNKLQREINYLKDRRGSGTDGQSVSHFRKASLSGGPEEYGVSPTSTASVFSAYNIPNSVSSSSLSSVSSTVSYQDQGRQFERRGSIRRASVCGEDYEKLKQENEMLKNKLRDLTLKLADKEHEVELLKSRGTPPIPVKLV; encoded by the coding sequence ATGTTGACCATGGAGACTGAACAGGAGGCCATCTTCAACAAATTGCAGCGAGAAATCAACTATCTGAAGGACAGACGAGGCTCTGGAACGGATGGCCAGAGCGTCAGTCACTTCAGAAAGGCCTCTCTCTCAGGCGGGCCTGAAGAGTACGGGGTTTCACCAACCAGCACAGCGTCCGTATTTTCGGCCTATAATATTCCCAACTCGGTGTCGTCAtcgtcgctgtcgtcaGTATCCAGCACAGTGTCTTACCAGGACCAGGGACGCCAGTTTGAGCGCAGAGGGTCCATTCGAAGAGCATCTGTGTGTGGAGAGGATTACGAAAAACTAAAGCAGGAGAATGAAATGCTGAAAAACAAACTGAGAGACCTGACATTGAAGCTCGCAGATAAAGAACATGAagttgagcttctcaagTCCAGAGGTACACCTCCCATTCCAGTCAAGCTTGTTTGA
- a CDS encoding uncharacterized protein (Compare to YALI0F30767g, weakly similar to uniprot|P43571 Saccharomyces cerevisiae YFL025c BST1 negative regulator of COPII vesicle formation) gives MRRININASVALWTVFTILTIWISFALHQPDVQTCDIARTWISTAHVEGFDSKHSRFGEKYSLHLIRASQHAIPQPIRPSGVPVIFVHGNAGGFRQIGPFAGIAQELNDELRLLTKGDAGTEFDFFSIDFNEAYSALHGRTLLDQAEYLNDAIAYILDMYKRNQQEGLQVPESVIVLGHSMGGIVSRVAVTLENYRPQSVNTIITLASPHLIPAATFDADITKVYHLVNDYWRAAFAEGDTNDNPLRDITILSIAGGKSDTMVPSDYVSLDSLVPATNGLSTFTNSIARVWTGIDHDAVMWCHQLRRQIASALFHIVDPNVPSQTKPREVRMSTFHRSFSGSQSLSSAMQDFINIEATPLQDGVEQRLAPGFYWGRNLQMLTNHVINYDSNIDLYERKSGSLLKVWQCRSRQGSSFRQCKRIYPLFVPGINDSVLSHVSVNGILLLDVSKEASESGDWINIDETSMSAAPFNIYGNIVFSTSNMVSQDIAFPALTSGLISYKVLTSGGVGLIRQYMGRNHPSRTYDSKYLIPHYARVDISFHGDGAPFVPFKLKTPTKTDLSTKSYKAPLHLQVFGQGKVTISVDYVGSLGNLFMRYRTLLFSLPTAVLYAVLLLQFWRYYQSGSDAKFLSLRDATGLFIKQYLSWACLVVAGLSFVIKFEFIRDFLHFIQIPATGSSKSYEIETFYGSLYTHIDLFLGISGPIGVVLAPAFLALATGIVVVVTEIVIAVTTLASLAISRGHRKMSLLQTPKNVTIQSSDDPIGDLLHKRTVIIALMALLVLLFVPYQLAFALATASLLALTAYFDAEESASASHDLSTSLYANRQAQEKVGSFINYATTMSVVMVWTTLVNIPVLAVWVQGMVFGRSTIFSSHHNLLSVLPTLLFIENLSFRRMPERGLPFVTYIILGYACFNCTAYGMMHAFMIHHWFNLLAGWLLITSYKRNKTVIKESRIE, from the coding sequence ATGCGACGGATCAATATCAATGCTAGCGTGGCATTGTGGACCGTGTTCACCATCCTGACGATATGGATCTCGTTCGCATTACACCAGCCCGACGTCCAGACATGCGATATAGCGCGCACTTGGATCTCGACCGCTCATGTTGAAGGTTTCGACTCCAAGCACTCGCGGTTTGGTGAAAAATACTCACTACACTTGATTCGAGCGTCTCAGCATGCCATCCCTCAGCCCATTCGACCGTCAGGAGTGCCCGTCATTTTCGTCCACGGCAACGCTGGAGGGTTTCGCCAGATCGGCCCTTTCGCTGGCATCGCCCAAGAACTCAACGATGAACTCAGACTACTAACCAAAGGGGACGCAGGAACAGAATTCGACTTCTTCTCTATCGACTTCAACGAGGCATACTCTGCTTTGCATGGCCGTACCCTGCTTGACCAGGCCGAGTATCTCAACGACGCCATTGCATACATCTTAGACATGTACAAGCGTaaccaacaagaaggactacAGGTTCCCGAATCAGTCATTGTGCTGGGACACTCTATGGGAGGAATTGTGTCACGTGTTGCGGTTACTTTGGAGAACTACCGACCCCAGAGTGTCAACACTATTATTACGCTGGCGTCACCTCATCTCATCCCAGCTGCCACCTTTGACGCTGATATCACCAAGGTGTACCATCTAGTCAACGACTATTGGAGAGCGGCATTTGCTGAAGGAGATACCAACGATAACCCTCTCCGAGATATCACCATTCTGTCTATTGCTGGAGGCAAGAGTGATACCATGGTACCATCCGACTATGTGTCTCTAGACTCACTGGTTCCTGCCACAAATGGTCTTTCAACTTTCACGAATTCCATTGCAAGAGTTTGGACTGGAATTGACCACGATGCCGTCATGTGGTGTCACCAGCTCCGACGTCAAATTGCGTCAGCACTGTTTCACATTGTTGATCCAAATGTCCCAAGCCAGACGAAACCTCGGGAAGTCCGAATGTCTACTTTCCACAGAAGCTTCTCAGGTTCGCAGTCTCTGTCTAGCGCTATGCAGGATTTTATCAACATTGAGGCGACACCTCTACAGGATGGAGTGGAGCAAAGACTGGCCCCAGGCTTCTACTGGGGCCGTAACCTTCAGATGCTGACTAACCATGTCATCAACTACGACTCCAATATCGACCTGTACGAGCGAAAATCTGGAAGTCTACTGAAAGTATGGCAGTGTAGATCAAGACAGGGATCTTCTTTTCGACAATGCAAGAGAATCTACCCCCTTTTTGTTCCGGGGATTAATGATTCCGTTCTCTCACATGTATCCGTGAACGGTATTCTCTTGTTGGATgtgtccaaggaggctAGCGAGTCTGGAGACTGGATCAACATTGATGAAACGTCTATGTCAGCTGCTCCTTTTAATATATACGGCAACATCGTCTTCTCTACTTCCAACATGGTATCTCAGGATATTGCCTTCCCAGCCCTTACATCTGGCTTGATTTCCTACAAGGTGCTTACTTCAGGAGGTGTTGGGCTTATCAGACAATATATGGGTCGAAACCACCCTAGCCGAACCTATGATTCGAAGTACCTTATCCCTCATTATGCTCGGGTGGACATCTCCTTCCATGGCGATGGAGCGCCGTTTGTGCCGTTTAAGCTTAAGACGCCAACAAAAACAGACCTGTCCACAAAATCGTATAAGGCCCcactccatctccaagtgTTTGGACAGGGTAAAGTTACAATTTCTGTTGACTATGTTGGGTCCCTAGGCAACCTATTTATGCGATACAGAACACTCCTGTTCTCACTCCCCACAGCAGTTCTGTATGCAGTTCTTCTGTTGCAGTTTTGGAGATACTATCAGTCTGGATCAGATGCCAAGTTTCTCTCCTTGCGAGATGCTACCGGGCTCTTCATCAAGCAGTACCTTTCCTGGGCATGTCTCGTTGTGGCCGGTCTCAGTTTCGTGATCAAATTCGAGTTCATCAGAGACTTTCTGCACTTTATTCAGATCCCTGCCACAGGTTCTAGTAAGAGCTATGAAATCGAAACCTTCTATGGATCACTCTACACGCATATTGATCTGTTTTTGGGTATCAGCGGGCCTATCGGAGTTGTTCTAGCCCCCGCTTTTCTGGCACTTGCGACTGGTATAGTCGTAGTTGTTACCGAGATCGTCATTGCCGTCACCACCCTCGCATCGTTGGCCATCTCGAGAGGACATCGCAAGATGTCGTTACTTCAGACTCCCAAGAACGTGACGATTCAGAGCTCTGACGATCCTATTGGGGACCTACTCCACAAACGAACCGTCATCATCGCACTCATGGCCTTGCTGGTGCTGCTTTTTGTGCCTTACCAGCTCGCATTTGCGCTGGCAACCGCCTCTCTGTTGGCACTGACTGCTTACTTTGACGCTGAGGAGTCGGCCTCTGCATCGCACGACCTCTCCACATCTCTCTATGCCAAcagacaagcccaagaGAAGGTTGGGTCTTTCATTAATTACGCCACAACCATGTCTGTGGTCATGGTTTGGACCACTCTAGTCAACATCCCCGTGTTGGCTGTTTGGGTCCAAGGTATGGTTTTTGGACGATCCACCATATTTTCCTCTCACCACAACCTTCTTTCCGTTCTTCCTACTTTGTTGTTCATTGAGAACTTGTCCTTCCGACGAATGCCTGAACGTGGCCTCCCCTTCGTCACATACATCATCCTCGGATACGCGTGTTTCAACTGTACTGCATACGGCATGATGCATGCCTTCATGATCCATCACTGGTTCAACCTGCTTGCCGGCTGGCTTCTCATCACCTCCTACAAGCGCAATAAAACTGTCATCAAGGAAAGCCGCATTGAGTAA
- a CDS encoding uncharacterized protein (Compare to YALI0F30723g, weakly similar to uniprot|Q8R1G1 Mus musculus protein C20orf13 homolog and uniprot|Q9P6N7 Schizosaccharomyces pombe similar to L-asparaginase) — protein sequence MVYVALHLGAGTHSHENYVRYKRLAKKACELAISEVKAGKSVGEAAVSACRVLEDSPLVNAGYGSQLDIDGDVACDAGYIDTDFVRPACVSGITRSHPISTAKALSQSYKAPSLPLERHRPVHIHGQENVESYLGIEGDVDLKSPEATRVWEKWKRLEQNAQVPSSVPEDTVGVIVGDKEHMAIATSSGGPILKSKGRVGPVATYGCGFSLQKGSRTIGVCTTGCGEDIITSRLSGRVLEALAEAQEPDTGISALFDKLQGSFQSSPVTLGCLAVVYEEGHVSIYSLHKAPSMISAVKSGHDKTNIQWLQKDPNTVVSSIQIYRER from the coding sequence ATGGTGTACGTAGCACTCCATCTGGGTGCAGGAACACACAGTCATGAAAACTACGTACGGTATAAGCGGTTAGCGAAGAAGGCATGCGAGCTGGCGATCAGCGAGGTCAAAGCAGGAAAGTCAGTTGGAGAAGCCGCTGTCAGCGCTTGTCGGGTGCTAGAAGATTCTCCTTTGGTCAACGCAGGATATGGATCTCAGTTGGATAttgatggagatgttgCTTGTGATGCCGGATATATCGACACTGACTTTGTCAGACCAGCGTGTGTCTCTGGAATAACTCGATCACATCCTATTTCAACAGCTAAGGCGCTCTCCCAGTCCTATAAAGCTCCTTCGCTCCCTCTTGAACGACACAGACCGGTCCATATCCATGGTCAGGAGAACGTAGAGTCATATTTGGGCATAGAGGGTGATGTTGATCTTAAGAGTCCAGAGGCTACAAGGGTGTGGGAAAAGTGGAAAAGATTGGAACAGAATGCACAGGTTCCTTCCTCAGTTCCAGAAGATACTGTTGGCGTTATTGTTGGTGACAAGGAACATATGGCGATTGCAACTTCTTCAGGAGGTCCCATTTTGAAAAGCAAAGGACGAGTGGGGCCAGTAGCCACTTATGGGTGTGGCTTTAGCTTACAAAAAGGCTCACGAACCATAGGTGTTTGTACCACTGGTTGCGGAGAAGACATTATCACCTCGAGATTGAGTGGGCGGGTTTTGGAGGCACTCGCTGAGGCACAGGAACCAGATACAGGGATCAGTGCATTATTTGACAAGCTACAGGGTTCATTTCAGAGCAGCCCTGTGACTCTGGGATGTCTGGCCGTGGTGTATGAGGAGGGCCATGTCAGCATATACAGTCTTCACAAAGCGCCGTCAATGATTTCTGCGGTAAAAAGTGGCCATGATAAAACCAACATTCAGTGGTTACAAAAGGACCCCAATACCGTGGTTAGCTCTATACAGATATATAGAGAGAGGTGA
- a CDS encoding uncharacterized protein (Compare to YALI0F30811g, similar to Saccharomyces cerevisiae ARA2 (YMR041C); ancestral locus Anc_2.604, similar to uniprot|Q04212 Saccharomyces cerevisiae YMR041c unknown function), which translates to MTITLSEKRLPTKVDGTLAGLPDLILGGAVFNYIYKSDPENIPATAMVDEAFSKGMSAIDTSAYYGPSEVILGGVLDKLKEKWPRESYYICTKAGRVSQDLFDYTKEGIRASVERSLDVLHTTYADVVYVHDVEFKKPEEILEAVTTLHEMRKEGKIHYVGISGYPVDFLASMCEILRDQGVPVDIVLSYSNMCLQNTLLLESLDRFKLAGVQKVLNGSPLSMSLLRSQPTHSFHPAPESLNKAVSKVVEYTKSQDVELADLALRYAFAKFPGGTVVGVSTVEELQAALDNYWLAKSESVSDQEMFDNVKSLYGDQWNLTWTSGNIAGNA; encoded by the coding sequence ATGACTATCACGCTCAGCGAGAAACGACTCCCCACAAAGGTAGATGGAACCCTGGCAGGTCTGCCGGACCTGATTCTTGGAGGCGCCGTCTTCAACTACATCTACAAGTCAGATCCCGAGAACATTCCGGCCACTGCCATGGTGGACGAAGCATTCTCCAAGGGGATGAGCGCTATCGACACCTCGGCTTACTACGGACCCAGCGAGGTGATTCTGGGCGGTGTCCTGGACAAACTGAAGGAAAAGTGGCCTAGAGAGAGCTACTACATTTGTACAAAGGCTGGAAGAGTTTCCCAGGATTTATTCGACTACACCAAGGAAGGTATTAGAGCTAGCGTTGAGCGATCCCTTGATGTGCTTCATACTACTTACGCTGACGTGGTTTACGTTCATGATGTCGAGTTCAAGAAGCCTGAGGAGATTCTCGAGGCTGTCACCACTCTGCACGAGATGCGAAAGGAGGGAAAGATCCACTATGTCGGAATCAGTGGGTACCCTGTCGACTTCCTGGCCAGCATGTGTGAGATTCTGCGAGATCAGGGAGTGCCAGTGGACATTGTCCTCAGCTACTCCAATATGTGCCTTCAAAAcactcttctcctcgaaaGCCTGGACAGATTCAAGCTGGCCGGTGTGCAGAAAGTGCTCAACGGATCTCCTCTGTCCATGTCACTTCTGAGATCCCAGCCCACTCATTCGTTCCACCCTGCACCTGAGTCCCTCAACAAGGCTGTCAGCAAGGTTGTGGAGTACACCAAGAGCCAGGATGTCGAGCTTGCCGATCTGGCTCTTCGTTATGCATTTGCGAAGTTCCCTGGAGGCACCGTGGTTGGCGTCTCAACTGTCGAGGAACTTCAGGCGGCTTTGGATAACTACTGGCTAGCAAAAAGTGAGTCTGTCTCAGATCAGGAAATGTTCGACAATGTCAAAAGCCTATATGGCGATCAGTGGAACCTCACTTGGACCAGTGGCAACATCGCTGGAAATGCTTAG
- a CDS encoding uncharacterized protein (Compare to YALI0F30745g, similar to uniprot|Q9HFV0 Yarrowia lipolytica C1- THFS protein and uniprot|P09440 Saccharomyces cerevisiae YBR084w MIS1 C1-tetrahydrofolate synthase), with protein sequence MCQNLIRWRLKYENILWSHLLANYTTSLVYHQLLMTMSRLVRRLPGRIPTFRVAHSLSLSALRHYATATNIDGKQMAKDIRLELHDEIKQIQAKKPHFQPKLIIIQVGERPDSSAYVRMKLKAAREAQIDCELRKFSEDMAEDHLLEELDILNDDPSVHGILVQLPLPKHINETRITDSVITAKDVDGFGPLNVGELSKRGGNPAFVPCTPKGVMEMLDRSGIELRGKNAVVIGRSDIVGTPVASLLKGADATVTVCHRYTENLPAIVKNADVVVAAIGAPNFVKGEWLKPGAVVVDVGINYVKDETKKSGQRLVGDVDFDSAKEVASFITPVPGGVGPMTVAMLVNNVVTAAKRQSLEQQKMQVKPLPLKLRTPVPSDDAISRAQIPKNVKTVAKEAGLTEHEFEPYGAYKGKVSLTTLDRLKDRKDGKYVLVAGITPTPLGEGKSTTTVGLVQAMCAHLGKLAFANVRQPSMGPTFGIKGGAAGGGYAQVIPMDEFNMHLTGDIHAISAATNLLAAAIDTRMFHESSQKDAALYKRLVPSVKGKRQFIPSQLQRLEKLGINKTNPNDLTDEEISKFVRLDIDPETITWKRVVDCNDRLLRGITVGEGPSEKGRTRETGFDISVASECMAILALSNSLADMRRRLGNMVVASSREGLPVTCDDIGAGGALTALMKDAIKPNLMQTLEGTPVFVHAGPFANISIGASSVLADKIALKLAGTKTKGDEPGYVVTEAGFDFTMGGERFFNIKCRDSGLVPDAVVIVATVRALKLHGGGPEVKPGAQLAPEYQNENVDLVTAGAKNLGKQIENARSFGVPVVVAINQFATDTPAEIEAIRTAALKAGAAEAIVSNHWEKGGEGAIDLAKGVVKVCSQTDNVEKNPNFKFLYDIDTSAEEKLNTIAKEMYGAKGIELSPLARKKIDTYTAQGFGNLPICIAKTQYSLSHDPALKGVPKDFVVPIRDVRASVGAGYLYALAADIMTIPGLPTRPGYMNVEVDSKGQIEGLF encoded by the coding sequence ATGTGCCAAAACCTAATTAGGTGGAGGTTAAAGTATGAAAATATTCTCTGGAGTCATCTTTTAGCCAACTACACCACCAGTCTAGTCTATCACCAACTACTTATGACCATGTCGCGTCTGGTTCGACGGCTTCCTGGCCGAATTCCCACTTTTCGAGTGGCCCATTCGCTCAGCTTGTCTGCTCTTCGTCACTATGCCACTGCCACCAACATTGACGGCAAGCAAATGGCAAAGGACATTCGACTAGAGCTCCacgacgagatcaagcagATTCAGGCTAAGAAACCCCATTTCCAACCCAAGCTGATTATAATTCAAGTCGGCGAGCGTCCCGACTCTAGTGCCTACGTGCGTATGAAGCTCAAGGCTGCTCGAGAGGCCCAGATTGACTGCGAGCTGCGAAAGTTCTCCGAGGACATGGCCGAGGACCACCTTCTGGAGGAATTGGACATCCTGAATGACGATCCTTCCGTTCACGGTATTCTTGTCCAGCTGCCTCTTCCCAAGCACATCAACGAGACCCGAATCACCGATTCTGTCATCACTGCCAAGGACGTTGATGGTTTTGGCCCCCTCAACGTTGGAGAGCTTTCCAAGCGGGGTGGAAACCCCGCCTTCGTTCCCTGCACCCCCAAGGGTGTCATGGAGATGCTGGATCGATCTGGCATTGAGCTGCGAGGCAAGAATGCCGTTGTCATTGGCCGATCCGATATTGTCGGTACCCCCGTCGCCTCTCTCCTTAAGGGCGCTGATGCCACCGTCACCGTCTGCCATAGATACACCGAGAACCTTCCTGCCATTGTCAAGAACGCCGATGTCGTTGTTGCTGCCATTGGAGCTCCTAACTTTGTCAAGGGCGAGTGGCTCAAGCCCGGCGCTGTCGTTGTCGATGTTGGCATCAACTACGTCAAGGATGAGACTAAGAAGTCCGGTCAGCGACTTGTCGGAGACGTTGACTTTGACTctgccaaggaggttgcTTCTTTCATTACTCCCGTTCCCGGAGGAGTGGGTCCCATGACCGTGGCCATGCTGGTCAACAACGTGGTCACTGCCGCAAAACGACAGTCCCTCGAGCAACAGAAGATGCAGGTCAAGCCCCTGCCTCTCAAACTGCGAACGCCCGTTCCTTCTGACGATGCCATCTCTCGAGCACAGATCCCCAAGAACGTCAAGACAgttgccaaggaggccggACTCACCGAGCACGAGTTTGAGCCCTATGGAGCTTACAAGGGTAAGGTCTCTCTGACAACCTTGGACCGACTCAAGGACCGAAAGGACGGTAAGTACGTTCTTGTGGCCGGAATCACCCCCACTCCTCTTGGAGAGGGTAAGTCTACCACCACCGTTGGTCTTGTTCAGGCCATGTGTGCCCACCTCGGCAAGCTAGCCTTTGCTAATGTCCGACAACCCTCCATGGGTCCCACTTTTGGTATCAAGGGTGGTGCTGCCGGTGGCGGATACGCCCAGGTCATTCCCATGGACGAGTTCAACATGCATCTGACTGGTGACATTCACGCCATTTCTGCTGCCACCAACCTGCTGGCCGCCGCTATTGACACCCGAATGTTCCACGAGTCGTCCCAGAAGGACGCCGCTCTTTACAAGCGGCTGGTTCCCTCCGTCAAGGGCAAGCGACAGTTCATTCCCTCGCAGCTGCAGCGACTAGAGAAGTTGGGCATCAACAAGACTAACCCCAACGACCTGACTGATGAGGAAATCAGCAAGTTTGTTCGACTTGACATCGATCCTGAGACCATCACCTGGAAGCGGGTTGTCGACTGCAACGATCGACTTCTGCGAGGTATCACCGTTGGAGAGGGCCCCAGCGAAAAAGGCCGAACCCGAGAGACTGGATTCGACATTTCTGTCGCCTCTGAGTGTATGGCTATTCTCGCTCTGTCCAACTCTCTCGCCGATATGAGACGACGACTTGGAAACATGGTGGTTGCCTCTTCTCGAGAGGGCCTTCCCGTCACTTGTGACGACATTGGAGCTGGCGGAGCTCTCACTGCCCTGATGAAGGATGCCATCAAGCCCAACCTCATGCAGACCCTGGAGGGAACCCCCGTCTTCGTGCATGCCGGTCCTTTCGCCAACATTTCCATTGGTGCTTCTTCTGTCCTCGCCGATAAGATTGCTCTCAAGTTGGCTGGTACCAAGACAAAGGGCGACGAGCCCGGTTACGTGGTCACTGAGGCTGGTTTCGACTTCACCATGGGTGGAGAGAGATTCTTCAATATCAAGTGCCGAGACTCCGGTCTTGTTCCCGACGCCGTTGTCATTGTCGCAACTGTTCGAGCCCTCAAGCTGCACGGTGGAGGACCCGAGGTTAAGCCCGGTGCCCAGCTCGCCCCCGAGTATCAGAACGAGAACGTTGACCTGGTTACTGCTGGTGCCAAGAATCTCGGCAAGCAAATTGAGAACGCCCGATCTTTCGGTGTTCCCGTCGTTGTCGCCATTAACCAATTCGCCACAGATACTCCTGCCGAGATTGAGGCCATCCgaactgctgctctcaaggctggTGCCGCCGAGGCCATTGTCTCCAACCATTGGGAAAAGGGTGGAGAGGGAGCCATTGATCTCGCCAAGGGTGTCGTCAAGGTTTGTAGCCAGACTGACAACGTCGAGAAGAACCCCAACTTCAAGTTCCTTTACGATATCGACACCTctgccgaggagaagctcaacacCATCGCCAAGGAGATGTACGGTGCCAAAGGCATTGAGCTGTCGCCTCTCGCTCGAAAGAAGATTGACACCTACACTGCCCAGGGCTTTGGAAACCTTCCCATCTGCATTGCCAAGACCCAGTACTCTCTGTCACACGACCCTGCCCTCAAGGGTGTACCCAAGGACTTCGTCGTGCCCATTCGAGACGTGCGAGCATCTGTTGGTGCTGGTTACCTCTATGCTCTGGCTGCCGACATTATGACCATTCCTGGTCTGCCTACTAGACCTGGCTATATGAACGTCGAGGTCGACTCCAAGGGCCAGATCGAGGGTCTGTTTTAA